The Heteronotia binoei isolate CCM8104 ecotype False Entrance Well chromosome 14, APGP_CSIRO_Hbin_v1, whole genome shotgun sequence genome has a window encoding:
- the LOC132582157 gene encoding protocadherin beta-16-like isoform X8, with translation MDDSFRMRKGLYLLFLLSLSGVVCVSIRYSLPEEKKSGSLVANVLKDLKLGPGELSVRRTQLVSKSNQQYFQLDTHSGNLFVNEKIDREALCGEMDSCLLLSEIVLQNPLTIYSIEIDIEDINDNSPAFSQTALDLSIPENVPTNTRFPLESAQDKDLGKNSIQNYTLSPNENFRLEIQSGRNRKKHMDLVLDKPLDREKEAQFGLTLTAVDGGVPQRTGTVQININVLDINDNFPQFTQTEYIVGLKENSPQDTLVLKVEARDLDLGSNAEITYTFHQVPEEISSLFHLHQSTGKITVLGPTDYEKETSYYMNIKATDGGGLSGHCKVVVEIEDENDSAPEISVISITSPLAEDSPLDTLVMLFSVTDQDSGDNGKTSCSVEIQSPFLLKKTMNNYYQLVIQSPLDREKVSEYNITITATDHGFPRLTSRRTARVEISDINDNSPMFEKSKYEMQVWENNIPGLLIGSVHAVDLDVEKNSKVTYSLVLGNASGDPVVSYVSINSETGNLYLLRSLDYEQTKEFQVTVRASDGGSPPLSSEVVVRVVILDENDNAPFFLYPLQNSTSPCNELVPKSVEAGYLVAKVVAVDGDSGQNSWLSFELLKATDPGLFSIGAQNGELKTRRPLTERDTNKQRLIILVRDNGHPPQSSTATLNILPVDGFSDPYLNIASVSQEASEEDGSLTMYLVICLAAVSFVFLICIILFFVIKIYKKESSFITALPQFPPALPEIPESGVDSQSGSLSRAYHYDVCLTGGSLSSDFRFLRPLIPVFSMGDPNVSENHRISSVSQETPEQAEGQKQKDQARGAVSEDAAARSGGPSCTGNQPITANANIGQNDWLSYQ, from the coding sequence ATGGATGACAGCTTCAGGATGAGAAAAGGTCTGTATCTTTTGTTCTTACTCTCTCTGTCTGGAGTGGTGTGTGTCTCAATTCGCTATTCATTGCCTGAAGAGAAGAAAAGTGGGTCTCTGGTGGCTAATGTGCTGAAGGATTTGAAACTGGGACCAGGGGAGCTCTCTGTCCGCAGAACCCAGCTGGTTTCCAAAAGCAATCAGCAATATTTCCAGCTGGATACCCATTCTGGGAATCTGTTTGTGAATGAAAAAATAGACCGGGAAGCTTTGTGTGGTGAGATGGACTCTTGTTTACTTTTATCTGAAATTGTGCTCCAAAACCCCTTAACAATCTACAGCATTGAGATAGATATAGAAGATATAAATGACAACTCTCCAGCATTCTCTCAAACTGCACTTGACCTATCTATTCCTGAGAATGTTCCCACAAATACTCGATTCCCTTTGGAATCTGCCCAAGATAAAGACTTGGGCAAAAACAGTATTCAGAACTACACTCTCAGTCCCAATGAAAATTTTCGCTTGGAAATTCAAAGTGGCAGGAATAGAAAGAAGCACATGGACCTTGTTCTGGACAAACCACTAGACAGGGAGAAAGAGGCTCAGTTTGGATTGACTCTCACAGCTGTTGATGGAGGGGTGCCCCAGAGAACAGGAACAGTTCAAATAAATATTAATGTGCTGGACATCAATGACAACTTCCCACAGTTTACACAAACTGAATATATAGTGGGATTGAAGGAAAATAGCCCTCAAGATACTCTGGTCTTGAAAGTGGAAGCTAGAGATTTGGATCTGGGTTCAAACGCAGAGATCACCTACACATTCCATCAGGTGCCTGAGGAAATAAGCAGTTTGTTCCACTTGCATCAAAGTACAGGGAAAATCACTGTTTTGGGTCCAACCGACTATGAAAAAGAAACCAGCTACTATATGAACATCAAAGCAACAGATGGGGGAGGTCTTTCAGGCCACTGCAAGGTTGTGGTGGAAATTGAAGATGAGAACGACAGTGCACCTGAGATCTCTGTCATATCCATCACCAGCCCTTTGGCAGAGGATTCTCCCCTAGATACGTTGGTCATGCTCTTCAGTGTCACCGACCAAGACTCTGGAGACAATGGGAAGACCTCCTGCTCTGTTGAGATACAGTCAccatttctgttaaaaaaaacaatgaaCAATTATTATCAACTGGTGATCCAAAGTCCACTAGACAGAGAAAAAGTCTCTGAGTATAACATCACAATTACAGCTACTGATCATGGTTTTCCCAGGCTTACTTCAAGAAGAACCGCTAGGGTTGAGATCTCAGACATCAATGACAACTCTCCAATGTTTGAGAAGTCGAAGTATGAAATGCAAGTGTGGGAAAACAATATTCCAGGCCTGCTGATTGGTTCGGTCCATGCTGTTGATCTGGATGTGGAGAAGAATTCCAAGGTGACCTATTCTCTTGTGCTTGGAAATGCCAGTGGTGATCCTGTGGTCTCTTATGTTTCCATCAACTCAGAGACTGGGAAtctttatcttctgagatctctGGATTATGAGCAGACCAAGGAATTCCAAGTGACAGTGAGGGCTTCAGATGGGGGTTCTCCTCCACTGAGCTCAGAAGTTGTTGTTCGAGTTGTTATCCTGGATGAAAACGATAATGCTCCTTTCTTCCTCTACCCACTTCAGAACAGCACCTCCCCCTGCAATGAGCTAGTTCCCAAGTCAGTGGAGGCCGGTTACCTGGTTGCCAAGGTGGTGGCTGTGGATGGGGACTCGGGTCAGAACTCCTGGCTGTCCTTTGAATTGCTGAAGGCCACAGATCCTGGCCTTTTCAGCATAGGAGCCCAGAATGGGGAACTGAAAACTAGGAGACCACTGACAGAGCGAGATACAAACAAGCAGAGACTGATTATCCTGGTGAGAGACAACGGCCACCCTCCCCAGAGCAGCACAGCAACCCTGAATATACTTCCTGTGGATGGCTTTTCAGATCCTTATCTGAATATTGCAAGTGTCAGTCAGGAAGCCAGTGAAGAAGATGGCTCCTTGACTATGTACTTGGTGATCTGCTTGGCTGCAGTATCCTTTGTGTTCTTGATTTGCATAATTTTGTTTTTTGTCATCAAAATATACAAGAAAGAATCTAGTTTTATCACTGCCCTTCCTCAGTTCCCACCTGCCTTGCCTGAGATCCCAGAAAGTGGTGTTGATTCTCAGAGTGGATCACTTTCCCGGGCTTACCACTATGATGTTTGTCTAACCGGTGGATCATTAAGCAGTGATTTCAGATTCCTTAGGCCTCTCATTCCTGTTTTTTCTATGGGGGATCCAAATGTCTCTGAGAATCACAGGATTTCTTCTGTCTCTCAAGAGACTCCTGAGCAGGCAGAGGGCCAGAAACAAAAAGACCAG